CTACAACCCCTTCGCGAACCGCTCACTCCGCGTCATTGATTTCATCACCGACCTCCGGCGCATTAATCACCGCATGCACAATAAGACAATCACAGTGGACAACCAGGCCACTATCTTTGGTGGGCGCAATATTGGCGATGAATATTTCGACGCAGATGAGGAAGTCGGATTCAGCGACCTTGACGCACTTGCCATCGGGCCAGTCGTCAAAGAAGTATCAGCATCTTTTGACCTCTACTGGAATAGTGAATGGGTCTATCCGCTCAGTGCTTTTAAAAGCGACGAACTGATTGACGATGCCCGGATAACTGCGTTTCGAAAGGAGTCCGACCAGTTCATCGAAGAAGCAAAGGAAAGCGACTATGCGGACGAGATGAAAGGCCTTCGCCTTGCCGACAAAACCAATCTCTCGGACACCAGCTTTGTCTGGGGCGAGTGGATCACCGTCTACGACCAGCCAAGCAAAGTCATCGCAGAAGAAGTGGAATTCGAAACCCACCTTGCACCCAAGTTGAAAAAGGCATTCGATAATGCGCAAGAGGAAGTGCTTATCATTTCCCCCTACTTTGTTCCCGGTGATAATTTTACCGATTACTTAACCGGACTGGTCGATCAGGGCATCACCGTTCGCGTCATGACAAATTCCCTCTCCGCCAATGACGTCGCCATGGTCCATGCCGGCTACATGCGTTACCGCAAGGCATTGGTCAGAGGTGGTGTCGAATTATACGAGTTCAAAAGCGTCAAATCCGACAACCCGCCCGCAGAAGCAAAAGACTTTAAAAGCACCTGGACGGGGTCGGAGCGAGCCAGCCTCCATGCCAAATCCTTCGCCTTTGATCAGCAGTATATCTTTATCGGATCGTTCAATTTGGATGCACGCTCCGTCGCTCTTAACACAGAGTTTGGTGTTTATTTTGAAAGCCCCAAACACGCAAAGCAGATGAAAAAAGCCTTCGATGAAGATGCCATGACCTTGGGCTATCGCGTCCTGCTGAACGACAACGAACTCGAATGGGTAACCCTGGAAAACGGAGAAGAGGTTCGCTACCAAGACGAACCTGAAACGACTTTCTTCCAACGCCTCAACGCTGGATTCATGTCACTGTTCATTCCTGAGAGTCAGTTGTGACTTGGATATATGCATGTATTCAGTACGGCCTGATGTGATAGAATTCTATTGATATACTCTATTTAGGCGAGCTCAACAAAGGAATCAGAGCCCAAAAGGACGCGAAGCTCCCAACTGTTGGTTGGTTGAAGAAGTGGAATTTACTCCAATGAGTCGAAACAGCATTGACCCAGCAACACATGGTCCGTCGGCCGCCGTGACATACTTATTCAAGATCGAGACGATACGAAGCTAATTCCTTGCCTTCGACCGACCCGGCAAACAGGAACAGTTGATCATCGATTTTCTGTCCGCAGAGGCCATAATAAATAGGAAAACCCGTTCTAATTTTTCCTGCATCGATCAGCCTGCCAGTTTCGTTGAGAAGGCATAATTGTATGCTCTGGTCATCCCTCGTTCCCACTGCGACCAAATCGAATTTTTCGTCCAATGGAAGCTTGTGAAGGCGAGTTTGTCCTTTGATTAAGTTTGTGCTGTCTCCCAAAAAAACAGAACGCGGCAGAAGCTTGCCCTTCTCATCCACCCGGAAGACACTAACGGCATCGCCATGGTAAAAATAAGTGTCTCGATCCTTAATCCAGGGTGTCGGCTTATAATAAATATGATGCCGGTGGCCGACGACAACGTAATGGCGGCTGGACTTGGTCGACGAGATTACGGGGTAGGTGCCGTTGAGGAACAAGTTGCTATCGTCGCCGATGTTGCTGATGACTTCAAAGTGGCCGTCCTCAAAGACCCTAAAGCTGCTGAGCCCGTTATCCTGAAAGCCTCCCGTAAAGAGATATGTTTTGCCATCGATACTGTGAACTGACATGCCAATGATGCCATCTGTGAAGATCTCTTCCGTGTCGGCCATGGATTGAACATGCTCAAGTTTGCCGTCCTGTGTAATTCTGAAAGCACTAAGGCCAGGTGTTTTTTCAAGACCACCCACAAATAAATATGATGCCGATTGCATGTGTACGACCTGCAAGGTGATAACGATACCCAGGTGGGTGGCCTCGTTATCGTGCTCTACAAAGA
The Rubellicoccus peritrichatus DNA segment above includes these coding regions:
- a CDS encoding phospholipase D family protein → MKALPQLSPTITKQSRAIQSGLLLVFVCLLLLSGCSSLPKDFERTPSYAISDTTQTTLAETFEPMVAAHPGLSGFHALPDGIEALAARIILIREAEQSIDAQYYIWHDDFVGKALHNQLLDAADRGVRVRLLLDDLDTSGKDEMLHIIDAHPNIEIRLYNPFANRSLRVIDFITDLRRINHRMHNKTITVDNQATIFGGRNIGDEYFDADEEVGFSDLDALAIGPVVKEVSASFDLYWNSEWVYPLSAFKSDELIDDARITAFRKESDQFIEEAKESDYADEMKGLRLADKTNLSDTSFVWGEWITVYDQPSKVIAEEVEFETHLAPKLKKAFDNAQEEVLIISPYFVPGDNFTDYLTGLVDQGITVRVMTNSLSANDVAMVHAGYMRYRKALVRGGVELYEFKSVKSDNPPAEAKDFKSTWTGSERASLHAKSFAFDQQYIFIGSFNLDARSVALNTEFGVYFESPKHAKQMKKAFDEDAMTLGYRVLLNDNELEWVTLENGEEVRYQDEPETTFFQRLNAGFMSLFIPESQL